From the Perca flavescens isolate YP-PL-M2 chromosome 21, PFLA_1.0, whole genome shotgun sequence genome, one window contains:
- the tob1b gene encoding protein Tob1b: MQLEIQVALNFIISYLYNKLPRRRVNIFGEELERQLKKKYEGHWYPDKPYKGSGFRCIHVGEKVDPVVEQAAKESGLDIEDVRNNLPQDLSVWIDPFEVSYQIGEKGPVKVLYVDDNNENGSELDKEIKNSFNPEAQVFMPISDPVGASSESSSPSPPFGQSAAVSPSFMPRSTQPLTFTTATFAATKFGSTKMKSSGRGNNTNGSSSSKVARSSPTNNLGLNVNTLLKQKAISTSMHSLYGLGLGQQQKASALSPNAKEFVFPNLQGQASPGAVFPGEGSLGLGPLQYNNAFDVIAAYGNLNDKSLMDGLNFSLSNMQYSNQQFQPVMAN, from the coding sequence ATGCAGCTTGAAATTCAAGTAGCACTCAACTTTATTATTTCCTATTTATACAACAAACTCCCTCGACGACGTGTGAATATCTTCGGCGAAGAGCTCGAGAGGCAGCTGAAGAAGAAATATGAAGGCCACTGGTATCCCGATAAGCCATACAAAGGTTCAGGGTTCAGGTGCATCCATGTAGGGGAGAAGGTGGACCCTGTGGTGGAGCAGGCAGCCAAAGAGAGCGGCCTGGACATTGAAGATGTCCGGAATAATCTCCCTCAGGACCTTAGCGTGTGGATCGACCCGTTTGAGGTTTCCTACCAGATTGGGGAGAAGGGACCGGTAAAGGTGCTATATGTGGATGATAACAATGAGAACGGGTCAGAGCTGGACAAGGAGATCAAGAACAGCTTTAATCCTGAGGCCCAGGTCTTCATGCCAATCAGTGACCCTGTTGGGGCTTCCTCAGAGTCCagctccccctcccctcctttcGGGCAGTCTGCTGCCGTGAGCCCCTCCTTCATGCCACGCTCCACCCAGCCCTTAACCTTCACCACAGCCACCTTTGCTGCCACCAAATTCGGCTCCACTAAGATGAAGAGTAGCGGCCGCGGCAACAACACTAACGGCAGCAGTAGCAGCAAGGTGGCCCGCAGCTCCCCTACCAATAACTTGGGCCTGAATGTCAACACCCTACTGAAGCAGAAAGCCATCTCCACCTCCATGCACTCACTGTACGGACTGGGCCTGGGGCAGCAGCAGAAGgcctctgctctctctcctaATGCCAAGGAGTTTGTGTTTCCCAACCTCCAGGGCCAGGCCAGCCCTGGAGCCGTGTTCCCCGGGGAGGGCTCCCTGGGTCTCGGCCCTCTGCAGTACAACAATGCCTTTGACGTGATTGCGGCCTACGGAAACCTCAACGACAAGTCCCTAATGGATGGCCTCAACTTCAGTCTGAGCAACATGCAGTATTCTAACCAGCAATTCCAGCCAGTCATGGCTAACTAA